The Primulina huaijiensis isolate GDHJ02 unplaced genomic scaffold, ASM1229523v2 scaffold207270, whole genome shotgun sequence DNA segment CCTGcagaatgaaatattttttaactttgtCCATCAGTATTGACTTCAACTCATTAAAACAGACCTGCGACCACTTTAAAAGCAAAGCACTGCACTATGATCCTTCAGTTTTAAGGGCAATTGCATGGTTTTGGAAATGATTACTAAGTTAGAGATTGTCCACACAAAAGACTAGTCTTTTTCCTCTGCCTCCATAGGAGAATGGTAGTTGTCAAATAAACTAGGAAGGCCCAATTAGAAAAGTTACCTTATCTTCAGCAAGAAGCGGAAGGTGAAGCAGAATTTCGAGAGGTTCAGTGTCAGCTGCCATAACAACGAACTCGGAAATTCCTCTGTTAAGAGTCTTAGTTGCTGCAAAAATCCATCATCGACATTATATCAATAAACAgagcaataaaaaaaacaacagaCAACCGCTTGGCGCATACAGAGTTTCGCGAAAGGTCTTTAAGAGACTTAAAAGTTTTTAGATGGATTTAGTGTAAGTTTTGGTTCTTTTCCTCCCGATGTTCTAAGGCCGTTCGTACTTCTGAAAAGAAATTTTTTGCAGAAACACAGAAAGTGCGGAAATTTTCACCTTCGTTAGCGCCCTTCTTAAGTTGTTTGTAATTCGCAGCTTGTTGAACGAGGTCCATGATTGTGATGGTCAGCTGGGCATCTGCTAATGGATATGCTTTTGGATTCACAGCTTCTCCAGTCTACACAAACGTATAACAAATCaatatttaagatttaaaaaaagttaACAGCGAATATTAAATAAAGAAGTTAggacaaaatcaaaatcaaaactcTGGAAATGTGAGAGAAATCGCAAAGAATTACCATGATTGCTGAGT contains these protein-coding regions:
- the LOC140966592 gene encoding uncharacterized protein, whose product is MTGEAVNPKAYPLADAQLTITIMDLVQQAANYKQLKKGANEATKTLNRGISEFVVMAADTEPLEILLHLPLLAEDKNVPYVFVPS